A stretch of DNA from Vanacampus margaritifer isolate UIUO_Vmar chromosome 1, RoL_Vmar_1.0, whole genome shotgun sequence:
CTTCCTCGATCAAGTCCACGTCGTCGTCGCCGCAGTCGAAGGGGTTGGTGGAGGAGCCGGCGTTGGGGGCGTCGGCGAAGGGGTTGTTGCTGCCTGCGTTGTTgtcacccccctccccctcctcttcGTCCTCCTCAAAGGGGTTGCCAGGAACGCAATCATCCTGCGTGTCGTCGTCATCCTCATCGAAAGGGTTGTACTCTTTCTTTCCGTTGACTGCTTTCCTGCGCTCCCTCTTGATGTCCTCACAGAAGGGATTGGACGGATCCTCCTCGATAGGAGTGGCGGCCTCTTCGCGTTTGGGCTCGTTCGGTCCATCTCCGCTCGGGGGCGTAATATGGCCGCCTAAGCTTCTTAGCCTCGGAGGGGACTCCACATCCTGCTTGGCATCTGCAGGAAGATCGAGATCTAAAGCGGCCTCTGAGGCCTCCAGGCCACCCGTATGCTCGCTCTCCTCTCGCTCCCGGGCCTCCAGGCGGCACAGCTCGCCCCGCTGCAAGTCCTCCTCGTCGGCCAGCTTCCGCGAGAGCGCGATGGCCAGGCTGGTCTGCTGCCGGTCGTACTCGTCCTGCAGCTGACGCAAGTTCTCCTCCAGCATGGCCACCTCGTCGACCCTGCGGGCCTGGCGCGCCTGCCGCAGGAACGAGCGGATGTTGTGGATCTGCTGCAGGAGGGggtcctggtcctggtcctGGTCCGTGACGTCTGCGTGGCCCGGGTCGGAGGAGGGCAGCCAGCCCCCGGCTTTGGTCACGCGGGGCTCTCGAGGAGCCTGCGCCGGCTCTCCGTTGATTCcggcgggcgggcggctcctctcCGACTCCTGCCTTCGCTTCAGGACCTCCTGGGCTGCCTGTGAGGCAAGAAAAAGCAAACTTAACGAGGACCTTTTCAAAAACCATGCGTGGTCCTGGCATCTCACCAGTCTCTCTTGTTGGAGTCTCCTCTCTTGTTCCTGCTTCCTCTTTTCTTTCAGCTCTTTATATGTCTCCTTGCTTGGTAAGGACATGAGCCCGAGCAGCTTCTCCTACGAccaagataagaaaaaaaaatccgcatTTGTGGGTCATGTTTTTGAGTTATGATTTGAAAACTCGGCGCCCCAAAGAAATCATTTGCCGTCAATTCTTTTGCAATCCTCGTTTGAAAAAGTGCACCCTGTCTTAACTGGAGATGGCCGAACTCACCTGGACAAACAGCGTGGCCGTGTAGCGCACCATCCTCTGCAGCTGCAGAACCTTGGGATGCGGCTGTGGCTCGTCTTTCACTCCCAAAGTCAGAATCTTCTTGCTGAAAAAGAGCCCAGGACTCTTATTGATACTGTACTTGACAAAACTTCCACTTTCAAACAGGACAGACGTTCACCTCAAAGCGTCAATTAATTCGTAGTATTTCTGTACTTCTAGTCGAAGTCCCATCGCTGTCTCCAGATTGTATGTGGTCTCTCCGGCGCTAAGAACGAAGGCGGTCCCAAATCACGGTTATGTAGCGGAGGTGACATTCCAATGAAAACTGCTCAAAGGGGAAACGTGCCTCAACGGGACTTACTTGAGCGACTCGGCCATCCTGATGTATTCTGGGGCCTTCTCGTCCACTTTTTCCATGCACATCCTCAGCCTCTGACAGGAAGACACCACAGGGAGGACACCAGACAATATCAACCCACAAGATCAGTTACTCAACTTCCAAAATTCAAAGAAATGGGTGGCACTTTTAGACACAGCAGCTACTTGGTAcgcgggagaaaaaaaaaagaatgttgggCAGTATAACAAAGGATGGCAGCAAATCAGGTGACCGTATTATACACgggtagagagaaaaaaaacagctttttagGGTGACTTTTAGAGGGGGCATAATATATACAGGATTttacaatatgtatttttttaattcataggctgattaattagttaattgaaTGATTTTGCACCAAATATCAGAATTGGCATCAGTCTCAATAAATcttatgggttagggttagggttagggttagtcaaccccccccaaaaatcttgatAATAATgctctatgcagctccactagtctaaataccgtattctggttaatattgtgttactggaatatgagttaagcatcaaaatccaacagtttttatcagtatcagaaggcggccattttgcctcttgttACTGTCGAgtgaacatgacatcacagttgctcagatctcaggtaacaaccaatcacagctcaactttagaaaacagctgagctgcgattggttgttgcctgagctgagcaactgtgatgtcatcttaagtcgacagcaagtggcaaaatggccgcccccctgagatggataaaaacggcttgattttgcttcataactcattttccacaaatgtaatattaatcagaatgtcatgtttagactagtgaggtcacatataacatagtattgtcaaaaaatgtttaaggttccCTTTAAAATTGTCCCAAAGCTAAACCATGGAGaagtatgtttgttttattggcgCGCAggtgttgactttttttccacgGTGATTGAGTACAAATGATTTTGCAGCCTTCAAAGTAACGGCAGTCTGAGAAGCAAGGCTTGGACTAACCTGGTAAAGCTTGACGATATCAGGCACAAAGTCTTTCTGTTCCAACTTGTGCTGCCTCTTGAGCAGCGTGTCCATACAGTGCGCGCAGCAGCGAATCTTGTCCTCGTCTTTGTCGTCCAGCATTGACGTGACGCTGCTCAGGCTGCTCACGCTGCCTCTCCTGGAGCCCATCCCGCCGCCGGGAGACGGCCATTGACTGCGGCCCCCGCCGGGGACGCTCAGGGCCTCGCGAGTCCCGTTGGTCAGCTTTTCTGACAGTTTATAAACCAATGAAaaaattattcacaatttgATGAGTTTAGGTTGGCAAAAATGGTCAAGTTGGAAACTTTCCATGAGGATGAATAGTGATGAAATTGAAAGTGGAGATGAAAGTGAAGCACTTCCACCCTTCAATTGCCCCCCCgggacaaataaaaacattttatttgaatttaagcCCGCGGCCAATAAGCCAAACTTGACTAGCTTCACCGAGGTgcagatgttttttctttttttcatttgctttgGATGGGCTCAATTTTCAATGGGcatttttcctcattttcaAGAGCTTTGATAATATTTCACTTTTaaacatgaatgtttttgttcttcaaTGAAAAACTGGATTGTTCAACAACTTTTTGGAAACTCCATGAAGTTTTGCTAACAAAACATCTGTTGGGAATTTCCtgcttttgaattgtatttatgcaaaaaaatgatGCATATTGTTTccaaaattcacaaattcaACTTCCCAAAGAGCGTTTGCACTCCTTGGCAAGCCCAAAAGAGTTGCAAGTAAAAACACGAGGATGGTGTACATATATCCGCCTTCATTCAACGTCATACAAGCGTCCAAATCTTAGAAAGGCCCGAGCGTGACCCAGTGCAGAATTTCTACAACAAATGAGCGTTGTCTTGGTGTCAATACATACGAGCGAGAGGCAAGGGGACAAAGTCCATGCACTTCCTGCACATGATGGAGCCGCAGAGCCGACAGTGGTGCCGTCGGTTCCGAATGTTGAACTTGCTTCCGCAGTCGGGACAGAAGGGGACATCCGAGTCGTTGACCCACGGCACAACCGACTTCTCGATGGCTGGAAAGGAGTATTTTTTAAGTGACACGTTAACATTCCCACACACGACCAGCCCGCCGTTTTGCACAAACCTCGGATTTTGGCCGCGTCCGAGTTGGTCCTGTCGAAGGACGTCAGCTGAAaggacattttctttttcagctCCGATAACGGTACGGTGGCAGCCGGCAAGCGTTTTGTGATGAGTCGAGCGTACCTTTTCCAGCCTGATGATGAGCTTGTTGACCTCGATGACATAGTGATCGATCCTGGCGGCGCGTTGTTTCTTGAACTGGTCCAAGTGACTTCTTGTTGCTCCTGCAAGACGCATTTAGGAACGTCTCCAGACACTTTCTGTCAACGGCAGTCAGCACTAGGCATGGGCCAAATACCGGTTTGACGGTTTCAATTATTGTCAGCAGCCATTTTCTGTTTTGAGGGGACTCTTAAACAGGCAACGTCccgctgcaatatgattggttGCAAGCAGAGATCACTAAACAAGCTTCCTCTTTGCAGATAACTGGAGAGCCCAGcagctttttcccccctctcctTCTTGGCTgagc
This window harbors:
- the rbsn gene encoding rabenosyn-5 isoform X2 translates to MWEPQELGATRSHLDQFKKQRAARIDHYVIEVNKLIIRLEKLTSFDRTNSDAAKIRAIEKSVVPWVNDSDVPFCPDCGSKFNIRNRRHHCRLCGSIMCRKCMDFVPLPLAQKLTNGTREALSVPGGGRSQWPSPGGGMGSRRGSVSSLSSVTSMLDDKDEDKIRCCAHCMDTLLKRQHKLEQKDFVPDIVKLYQRLRMCMEKVDEKAPEYIRMAESLNAGETTYNLETAMGLRLEVQKYYELIDALSKKILTLGVKDEPQPHPKVLQLQRMVRYTATLFVQEKLLGLMSLPSKETYKELKEKRKQEQERRLQQERLAAQEVLKRRQESERSRPPAGINGEPAQAPREPRVTKAGGWLPSSDPGHADVTDQDQDQDPLLQQIHNIRSFLRQARQARRVDEVAMLEENLRQLQDEYDRQQTSLAIALSRKLADEEDLQRGELCRLEAREREESEHTGGLEASEAALDLDLPADAKQDVESPPRLRSLGGHITPPSGDGPNEPKREEAATPIEEDPSNPFCEDIKRERRKAVNGKKEYNPFDEDDDDTQDDCVPGNPFEEDEEEGEGGDNNAGSNNPFADAPNAGSSTNPFDCGDDDVDLIEEELLLQQMDNIRAYIFDAKLSGRADEVELLWENLRELQRTLQEQKNSKR
- the rbsn gene encoding rabenosyn-5 isoform X1, with product MAASSYPSPFEEAAGEVKEGFLCPLCFKDLQSFYQLQEHYEDEHSGEERHVKGQLKSLVQKAKKAKDKLLKRDGDDRTDAGTYESFYYGGVDPYMWEPQELGATRSHLDQFKKQRAARIDHYVIEVNKLIIRLEKLTSFDRTNSDAAKIRAIEKSVVPWVNDSDVPFCPDCGSKFNIRNRRHHCRLCGSIMCRKCMDFVPLPLAQKLTNGTREALSVPGGGRSQWPSPGGGMGSRRGSVSSLSSVTSMLDDKDEDKIRCCAHCMDTLLKRQHKLEQKDFVPDIVKLYQRLRMCMEKVDEKAPEYIRMAESLNAGETTYNLETAMGLRLEVQKYYELIDALSKKILTLGVKDEPQPHPKVLQLQRMVRYTATLFVQEKLLGLMSLPSKETYKELKEKRKQEQERRLQQERLAAQEVLKRRQESERSRPPAGINGEPAQAPREPRVTKAGGWLPSSDPGHADVTDQDQDQDPLLQQIHNIRSFLRQARQARRVDEVAMLEENLRQLQDEYDRQQTSLAIALSRKLADEEDLQRGELCRLEAREREESEHTGGLEASEAALDLDLPADAKQDVESPPRLRSLGGHITPPSGDGPNEPKREEAATPIEEDPSNPFCEDIKRERRKAVNGKKEYNPFDEDDDDTQDDCVPGNPFEEDEEEGEGGDNNAGSNNPFADAPNAGSSTNPFDCGDDDVDLIEEELLLQQMDNIRAYIFDAKLSGRADEVELLWENLRELQRTLQEQKNSKR